The Sedimentisphaera salicampi genome includes a region encoding these proteins:
- the lpoB gene encoding penicillin-binding protein activator LpoB — protein MKKAICLIAVSSFVLLAGCTSPTRNIDVRNDEGKAVMALDYRDFDQAASRMVQDMVQKGVLTKPDGSRYVVATGDIKNDTTQYFDTDQLMAKIESEMLNTGKVVFTSAVSGRKEGATDKMIEETRKLRESDEFDQSTTIDKGRLIAPELSISGKIIQRNISYDQNTQQVEYYFQLSLTDLTTGMRYWQNEVVLGKRGSSKSVSW, from the coding sequence ATGAAAAAAGCAATATGTTTAATAGCAGTTTCCTCATTTGTTCTGCTGGCAGGATGTACATCGCCAACAAGGAACATTGATGTGAGAAATGATGAAGGCAAGGCTGTTATGGCTTTGGACTACAGAGACTTTGATCAGGCTGCCAGCAGGATGGTTCAGGATATGGTGCAGAAAGGCGTTCTCACAAAGCCCGACGGCTCGAGGTATGTCGTAGCAACCGGTGATATAAAAAATGACACAACGCAGTATTTCGATACAGACCAGCTTATGGCCAAGATTGAATCTGAAATGCTCAATACGGGCAAGGTGGTTTTTACATCCGCTGTGAGCGGACGCAAGGAAGGCGCTACAGATAAGATGATCGAAGAAACCAGAAAACTCCGCGAATCCGACGAGTTCGATCAGTCAACTACGATAGACAAAGGCAGGCTCATAGCACCGGAGCTGAGCATTTCCGGGAAGATTATCCAGAGAAACATCTCGTACGACCAGAACACCCAGCAGGTTGAGTATTATTTCCAGCTTTCCCTTACAGATCTCACAACAGGAATGAGATACTGGCAGAATGAAGTGGTTCTCGGTAAGCGAGGAAGCAGCAAGTCAGTTTCATGGTAA
- a CDS encoding YcjX family protein: MKKILSKNDNIAVTGIARGGKTVFLTSLLAQLEEFDQADFSFAGNSKIEAFKELRTRSDFIRQFPLDRYRDFLAMRGSWPEKTSDAYCYSCEYWRSDWKFWKQRLNFFDFPGERIADSAIAAVPDYRKWSEHILSHLKNHKSLFEDARGYFEILENPSAPLEEIIFEYKLTLARLILNFKPLITPSTFLLSKEGITAKKGSVNELASQRASGLDFDSEFVPLSREYCEQNPEYAERMHKNFRLYRRNVVMPLYRELGKCRKLIVLIDLPTLLAGGVGQYNDNRQILQDLFQTLRPDSSIGRKLASTIKFWQRPLEKVAFAASKADMIYNDDIENGTAEGLLRQLTSKARKIVPEAEYRWFVCSACQSSVKGEKPYTLRGRPARNNPEKQIVEFEVPRLPENWPDSWQPGDYRFKALLPEVPKNTQKPPRHINLDAVFDFIAN, from the coding sequence ATGAAAAAGATTCTCAGCAAAAATGACAACATAGCGGTTACAGGAATAGCAAGAGGCGGAAAAACGGTGTTTCTCACATCCCTGCTCGCCCAGCTCGAAGAATTTGATCAGGCAGACTTCTCATTTGCCGGCAATTCGAAGATCGAGGCATTCAAAGAGCTGAGAACGAGATCTGACTTTATCCGCCAGTTCCCGCTGGACAGATACCGAGATTTTCTCGCTATGCGGGGAAGCTGGCCTGAGAAAACCTCAGACGCTTATTGCTACAGCTGTGAATACTGGCGTTCTGACTGGAAATTCTGGAAGCAAAGGCTGAATTTCTTTGACTTCCCGGGCGAGCGCATTGCAGACAGCGCGATCGCTGCAGTACCAGACTACCGGAAGTGGTCTGAACATATTCTAAGTCATCTGAAAAATCACAAATCCCTTTTTGAGGATGCCAGAGGGTATTTTGAAATACTTGAAAATCCAAGCGCCCCGCTGGAGGAGATAATCTTCGAATACAAGCTTACCCTCGCCCGGCTTATCCTGAATTTCAAGCCGCTGATTACCCCCTCCACGTTTCTCTTGAGCAAAGAAGGGATAACGGCAAAAAAAGGCTCTGTTAACGAGCTTGCCTCTCAGCGAGCTTCCGGGCTGGATTTTGACAGCGAATTCGTTCCGCTGAGCAGAGAATACTGTGAGCAAAATCCCGAATACGCAGAGAGAATGCACAAGAATTTCAGGCTGTACAGAAGAAATGTGGTGATGCCGCTGTACCGAGAGCTCGGGAAGTGCAGGAAGCTGATTGTGCTGATAGACCTGCCAACCCTGCTTGCAGGAGGCGTTGGGCAGTATAATGATAATCGGCAGATCCTCCAAGACCTCTTCCAGACCCTTCGCCCAGACTCATCAATCGGAAGAAAACTGGCAAGCACGATAAAATTCTGGCAGCGTCCGCTTGAGAAAGTCGCGTTTGCGGCTTCCAAGGCCGATATGATTTACAACGATGATATCGAAAACGGCACAGCCGAAGGGCTCTTAAGGCAGCTTACAAGCAAAGCCCGCAAGATTGTTCCCGAGGCTGAATACCGCTGGTTTGTATGCAGTGCGTGTCAGTCGAGCGTTAAGGGAGAAAAGCCCTATACCCTTCGAGGACGTCCTGCGAGAAACAACCCCGAAAAGCAGATTGTAGAATTCGAAGTGCCAAGGCTGCCGGAGAACTGGCCGGACAGCTGGCAGCCGGGAGACTACCGCTTCAAGGCCCTGCTTCCGGAAGTGCCGAAGAACACGCAGAAACCCCCAAGGCATATCAATCTTGATGCTGTATTCGATTTTATTGCAAATTGA
- a CDS encoding COG3014 family protein, translating to MKKSYLLFVFSIIFLAGCSSSNVLRSFDSRIVSGDYGRALMYAESRVEDKSDASKNDVLWNMQAGTASRIVGLYEKSSDFFSEAEEDLKEFNLEKNEAANQAAAAAVNDNILPYYPMNCEAVMLNTYKALNMLALGQWDNARIEFNRAIERQRRAKNFFAEKIQAARNDAKQESLAQRNLQRNQLKQALYSKYPSLKNFEPYGDYINPFLSYAAGIYFKYDGEDDKAEFLLKQAAGAVSESRYAVSDFENFRAGKSYKSPRVWIFFENGLAAYKEEFRIDLPIMLESSGINYVGIALPKLKYRSAPVERLKAAAGGDLYFTEPFCSMDRVIQAEFGKTYAAIFTRAVVSATMKAAMQYALYKEGGSWLSLAGAAYSFATTSADCRSWSSLPKEFQVLRMERPENGEIVFMPGTKREKKVEVPPEKDALVFVRAVSSRAELSCEMIELN from the coding sequence ATGAAGAAATCTTATTTACTTTTTGTTTTCTCAATTATATTTCTGGCAGGCTGCTCAAGCAGTAATGTCCTTAGGTCTTTTGATTCAAGGATTGTCTCAGGGGATTACGGCCGGGCATTGATGTATGCTGAATCCCGCGTTGAAGATAAATCAGACGCCTCAAAAAATGATGTTCTCTGGAATATGCAGGCCGGCACTGCTTCAAGAATAGTAGGGCTCTATGAAAAGAGCAGTGATTTTTTCAGCGAGGCAGAGGAAGATCTTAAGGAATTCAATCTGGAAAAAAACGAAGCAGCTAATCAGGCCGCTGCAGCTGCTGTAAATGATAACATCCTGCCTTACTACCCTATGAACTGCGAAGCTGTGATGCTGAACACCTATAAAGCCTTGAATATGCTTGCTTTGGGGCAGTGGGATAATGCGAGAATCGAATTCAACAGGGCGATTGAAAGGCAGAGAAGGGCAAAGAATTTTTTCGCCGAAAAGATTCAGGCCGCAAGAAATGATGCAAAGCAGGAAAGCCTTGCTCAGCGAAATCTCCAGAGAAACCAGCTCAAACAGGCCTTATACAGCAAATACCCATCTCTTAAAAATTTCGAGCCTTACGGCGATTATATAAACCCTTTCCTTTCGTATGCAGCGGGCATATACTTTAAGTATGACGGCGAGGATGACAAGGCTGAGTTTCTGCTGAAACAGGCAGCGGGGGCAGTGAGCGAGAGCAGATATGCAGTTTCAGACTTTGAGAACTTTCGAGCCGGCAAATCGTATAAAAGCCCGAGAGTTTGGATCTTTTTCGAAAACGGACTCGCAGCATACAAAGAAGAATTCCGAATAGATCTTCCGATAATGCTTGAATCCAGCGGAATAAATTACGTTGGCATCGCTCTTCCAAAACTTAAATACCGCTCTGCTCCTGTTGAGAGGCTAAAAGCCGCCGCAGGGGGAGATCTATACTTTACTGAGCCTTTCTGCAGCATGGACAGGGTGATACAGGCGGAATTCGGCAAAACCTACGCCGCAATTTTTACAAGAGCCGTGGTTTCTGCAACAATGAAAGCTGCTATGCAGTATGCGTTGTATAAAGAGGGCGGTTCCTGGCTTTCGCTTGCCGGTGCGGCCTACTCCTTCGCCACAACTTCAGCAGACTGCAGGAGCTGGTCTTCTCTTCCAAAGGAGTTTCAGGTGCTCAGAATGGAAAGGCCGGAAAACGGCGAGATCGTTTTTATGCCCGGAACAAAGAGAGAGAAGAAAGTTGAAGTTCCCCCGGAGAAAGACGCCTTGGTTTTCGTCAGGGCAGTCAGCAGCAGGGCGGAGCTTAGCTGTGAGATGATAGAATTAAATTAG
- the galB gene encoding beta-galactosidase GalB translates to MRKIQFAVLLCLSVSLFGGRERISFDQGWNFFRCGNMPDGTTKAEPEGLENPSFSDDGWRELNLPHDWAIEGPFRMDLPNRTGKLPYAGIGWYRKDFKLSKEDKHKEIYLMFDGAMSDTEVWVNGEYAGRWPYGYNSFYFNITEHLNYGEENVVAVRLDNKPDSSRWYPGGGIYRHTYLIKTEPVHVDIWGTFVTTPLVQTNKAIVEIKTDVNNAAGKDSGAEITHQIAAPDSGEIVCSESRKIKAQAGETEKTEMSLTVTDPHLWSVESPDLYTLITEIRQNGETVDKYETKFGIRSVKFTADEGLLINNEPVEIKGVCLHHDLGPLGAAIHKRAIERKLEILQEMGCNAIRTAHNPPSPELLELCDEMGFLVMDEAFDCWEEGKTENDYGRFFEEWHKKDVTNLVRRDRNHPSVIFWSSGNEVKEQRQGEEGREVSRKLTGIFHELDPTRPVTVGCNSWKSGFNGFQKTVDIIGFNYKPHIYGKFAEENPNMPFLSSESASCVSSMGEYFFPVKQKKDQGFFQFHVSSYDLYAPSWASRPDLEFEGQDRVPQCIGEFVWTGFDYIGEPTPYNKDKTNLLNFQSEEEKIAMQQKMDEIGGKAPSRSSYFGIMDLCGFKKDRFYIYQARWRPEKPMVHILPHWNWPERKGEITPVHVYTSGDEAELFLNGTSLGRKKKGEYQYRLVWDEVKYQAGELRAVAYKDGKKWASEVVTTTNEPAKIELEAGSKTIKADGSDLSFVKVKITDNLGKLVPRSDNMVYFEIEGPGEIAAVGNGDQTSHEPFQASRRKAFNGLCLAIIRSYKGETGEIKLTAKSRNLSSDSAVITVE, encoded by the coding sequence ATGAGAAAAATCCAATTCGCTGTTTTACTCTGTCTAAGCGTATCACTTTTCGGCGGCAGAGAAAGAATTTCTTTCGACCAAGGATGGAATTTTTTCAGGTGCGGCAATATGCCGGACGGAACTACCAAAGCTGAGCCTGAAGGACTTGAAAACCCCTCTTTCAGCGACGACGGCTGGAGAGAACTGAACCTCCCGCACGACTGGGCTATTGAAGGGCCGTTCAGAATGGATCTGCCGAACCGTACGGGGAAGCTCCCCTATGCAGGAATCGGCTGGTACAGAAAAGACTTCAAGCTGAGCAAAGAAGATAAGCACAAAGAGATCTACCTTATGTTTGACGGGGCAATGTCTGATACGGAGGTCTGGGTGAACGGGGAATATGCAGGACGCTGGCCCTACGGATACAACTCCTTCTACTTCAACATAACAGAACACCTGAATTACGGCGAAGAAAATGTTGTTGCAGTGCGTCTTGATAACAAACCCGATTCATCAAGATGGTATCCGGGCGGCGGGATTTACCGGCACACATATCTGATAAAAACAGAACCCGTGCACGTTGATATATGGGGAACATTTGTAACAACACCGCTCGTGCAGACAAATAAAGCGATTGTTGAAATCAAGACCGATGTAAATAATGCCGCCGGCAAAGACTCAGGGGCAGAAATAACCCATCAGATAGCAGCACCGGATAGCGGGGAAATTGTATGCTCTGAAAGCAGGAAAATAAAAGCTCAAGCCGGCGAAACCGAGAAAACCGAGATGAGCCTTACGGTAACCGACCCGCATCTATGGAGCGTTGAAAGCCCAGACCTATACACACTTATTACAGAAATCCGGCAAAACGGCGAGACGGTTGATAAATATGAAACAAAGTTTGGGATAAGATCGGTGAAATTTACCGCCGACGAAGGGCTTTTGATAAACAATGAGCCGGTAGAGATTAAAGGCGTCTGCCTGCATCACGACCTAGGACCGCTTGGCGCAGCTATACACAAAAGAGCGATAGAGAGAAAGCTCGAAATCCTGCAGGAAATGGGCTGCAACGCCATAAGAACAGCCCACAATCCGCCTTCGCCGGAACTGCTGGAGCTTTGCGATGAGATGGGCTTTCTTGTGATGGATGAGGCGTTCGACTGCTGGGAAGAAGGCAAGACAGAAAACGACTACGGCAGGTTCTTCGAAGAATGGCATAAGAAAGACGTAACTAACCTTGTCCGAAGAGACAGAAACCACCCCTCTGTGATATTCTGGAGCTCAGGGAATGAAGTAAAAGAGCAGCGTCAGGGAGAGGAAGGCAGAGAAGTTTCCCGCAAACTGACGGGAATATTTCATGAGCTCGACCCCACAAGACCAGTAACAGTGGGCTGCAATTCATGGAAATCGGGATTTAACGGCTTTCAGAAAACTGTCGATATCATAGGATTCAACTACAAGCCGCACATCTACGGAAAATTCGCAGAAGAAAACCCCAATATGCCCTTCCTCAGCTCTGAATCAGCGTCATGTGTAAGCTCGATGGGCGAATACTTCTTCCCCGTAAAGCAGAAAAAGGATCAGGGCTTTTTCCAGTTTCATGTAAGCTCATACGACCTTTATGCCCCAAGCTGGGCAAGCAGGCCTGATCTGGAATTTGAAGGGCAGGACAGAGTTCCGCAATGTATTGGAGAATTCGTCTGGACGGGCTTCGATTATATAGGAGAGCCAACCCCATACAACAAAGACAAAACCAACCTGCTGAACTTCCAGAGCGAAGAGGAAAAAATCGCTATGCAGCAGAAGATGGATGAGATTGGCGGTAAAGCACCTTCAAGAAGCTCTTATTTCGGGATAATGGATCTCTGCGGATTCAAGAAAGACCGCTTCTACATCTATCAGGCGCGCTGGCGTCCGGAGAAGCCTATGGTTCATATCCTCCCGCACTGGAACTGGCCTGAGAGAAAAGGCGAAATTACCCCTGTACACGTTTACACCTCCGGCGACGAGGCGGAGCTGTTTCTCAACGGAACATCTCTTGGCAGAAAGAAGAAAGGTGAATATCAGTACAGGCTGGTTTGGGATGAAGTAAAATATCAGGCAGGCGAGCTGAGAGCTGTGGCCTACAAAGACGGTAAGAAATGGGCTTCCGAGGTTGTAACAACCACAAACGAACCGGCAAAGATTGAGCTTGAGGCAGGCAGTAAAACTATCAAAGCTGACGGCAGCGATCTGAGCTTTGTAAAAGTTAAGATAACTGATAACCTTGGAAAACTCGTGCCCCGTTCTGATAATATGGTTTATTTTGAGATTGAAGGACCCGGCGAGATTGCGGCTGTGGGCAACGGAGATCAAACAAGCCACGAACCGTTTCAGGCAAGCCGAAGGAAGGCCTTCAACGGCCTCTGTCTTGCAATAATACGTTCATACAAGGGCGAAACGGGAGAGATAAAATTAACCGCAAAATCCAGAAATCTTTCTTCCGATTCAGCAGTAATTACTGTAGAATAG
- the cmoB gene encoding tRNA 5-methoxyuridine(34)/uridine 5-oxyacetic acid(34) synthase CmoB: MNAYNLFFQRLKDNLPEELVSKVRQKSDAVFSAPSHGDFDRWLEAVEDMPDIRPESVDFSGDFAAANAKIAAEEQLKISRSLKQLHPWRKGPFDIFGVHIDAEWKSSLKWERIKDKISSLSGRKVLDVGSGNGYYGYRMLAGGAELVLGLDPTLLFVAQFLALNKYFDSSRNFVLPLGIDDFPKDSEAFDTVFSMGVLYHRRDALEHLNSLAGHLRKGGEVVLETLIIDSREDVIFAPKGRYAKMRNVWNLASPSVIMRWLENAGLKNVSMIDKTPTTSKEQRKTDWMSFESLDDFLDPQDKTKTIEGHQAPIRAAFTASK, translated from the coding sequence ATGAACGCATACAACTTATTTTTTCAACGGCTAAAAGATAATCTTCCGGAAGAATTAGTTTCTAAGGTCAGGCAGAAGTCTGATGCCGTATTCTCAGCTCCCTCCCACGGAGATTTTGACCGCTGGCTTGAGGCAGTTGAGGATATGCCGGATATTAGGCCTGAAAGCGTGGATTTCAGCGGGGATTTTGCAGCGGCAAATGCTAAGATTGCTGCTGAAGAACAGCTGAAAATCTCCCGCTCACTCAAGCAGCTCCACCCTTGGCGAAAAGGGCCTTTCGATATTTTCGGTGTACATATTGATGCCGAATGGAAGAGCTCGCTGAAATGGGAGAGAATAAAGGATAAAATCTCTTCCCTCAGCGGCCGGAAAGTGCTGGATGTTGGCTCGGGCAACGGGTATTACGGCTATCGTATGCTCGCCGGCGGGGCGGAGCTTGTCTTAGGATTAGACCCTACCCTCCTTTTCGTGGCTCAGTTCCTTGCTTTGAATAAGTATTTCGATTCAAGCAGGAATTTCGTCCTCCCTTTGGGGATTGATGATTTTCCTAAAGATTCAGAGGCTTTCGATACCGTCTTTTCTATGGGCGTATTGTACCACAGAAGAGATGCATTAGAGCACCTCAATTCTCTCGCCGGCCACCTGCGTAAAGGCGGAGAGGTGGTGCTGGAAACGCTGATTATTGATTCACGCGAAGATGTGATTTTCGCTCCGAAGGGCAGATACGCCAAAATGAGAAACGTATGGAATCTTGCTTCTCCCTCTGTGATTATGCGCTGGCTCGAAAATGCAGGGCTCAAGAACGTTTCCATGATAGATAAAACCCCCACAACTTCAAAAGAGCAGAGAAAAACCGACTGGATGAGCTTCGAATCGCTCGACGATTTTCTCGATCCGCAAGACAAAACCAAAACCATAGAAGGCCACCAAGCTCCTATAAGAGCAGCTTTTACAGCCTCAAAGTAA
- a CDS encoding CsgG/HfaB family protein, whose protein sequence is MKRITAALLIVSAALMAAGEGVQKIQITAVEAEGYGATENGALYDALSNAVSKAGGLSIEPKFTPRSGADYSRPQIERRFNGYIKTYEIIDSGQQKVQFTGKVERRKSRLEGRAELEIQEEKAGELEVDGQLDDESSKSRYIMRFFVKVRAEVYQYKPAFEEPKDKRVRIVVMPFDSAAGSKDYADKLQSRLIAKLSKTNNFNVLDRQNAEDFARERNIWLSADGDIEEKARLANVLGADMMVSGRLEKHEYQDAVRNQSSRRLKLYKLESELSCSLISVPERSVKLSDNLDITLTPSQINDLIPRDVPTDLEMDFEEVNSSVANMTAEKIAAKISSYVYPPMVAKVSGEDIFVNQGKGVLRDTDVLKVYRSGEEVTDPQTGLSLGSADKPIALLEVVEPMESLTRCRVVRGEAGDIEKGFRCRKLEQSRKNRKQIQPRTIKNDLAKQSSGVQQDKMLKADVSIEPKTIAVLPPRVFSDKYRLYDTLIPSDIMASRFSSSLTSALSKTQRFQVLDRAYEREYDREIDLLMKRSTVDQIMGAVDSVEGADYLLAGSITNFYLKKENIEIQAAGMDYDKYSAFFRYEYRIIELKTRKIKFADSMDIAWDDRSVKDVVPGLTYSDQRDLAENKAIGSLLGSAASKVCSKFIDQLYPIQVVGKASGRAAVNAGEAVLAPGTELKVYSRGEEMTDPYSGKSLGSFENPAGTIYIDKVNAKVSYGKITQGDIAVGNICRPIKDHRYIHHPRPPRGRKPNVEKSTSGGVRLPYDN, encoded by the coding sequence ATGAAACGAATTACAGCAGCTTTACTCATCGTCTCCGCCGCCTTGATGGCAGCAGGCGAGGGAGTTCAGAAGATACAAATAACTGCCGTAGAGGCTGAAGGCTATGGAGCAACCGAAAACGGTGCTTTGTATGATGCCTTGAGCAACGCGGTAAGCAAGGCAGGCGGGCTAAGCATAGAGCCCAAATTTACGCCTCGAAGCGGAGCCGATTATTCAAGGCCGCAGATTGAGCGGCGTTTTAACGGCTATATAAAGACCTATGAAATAATCGATTCCGGTCAGCAGAAGGTTCAGTTTACCGGCAAAGTTGAGAGGAGAAAATCGAGGCTCGAAGGCAGGGCTGAGCTTGAGATTCAGGAAGAAAAGGCGGGCGAGCTGGAAGTTGACGGCCAGTTAGATGATGAGTCGTCAAAATCCCGCTACATTATGCGTTTCTTTGTGAAGGTTCGTGCTGAGGTGTATCAGTACAAGCCTGCATTTGAAGAACCGAAAGACAAGAGGGTGCGGATTGTAGTGATGCCCTTTGATTCTGCGGCGGGCTCAAAAGATTATGCCGATAAGCTTCAGTCCCGCTTGATTGCAAAGCTCTCCAAAACAAACAATTTCAACGTATTAGACAGGCAGAACGCCGAAGATTTTGCCCGAGAGAGAAATATATGGCTCAGCGCTGATGGCGATATAGAGGAAAAGGCGAGGCTCGCAAACGTCCTCGGAGCTGATATGATGGTATCGGGCAGGCTGGAAAAGCACGAATATCAGGATGCTGTGAGAAATCAAAGTTCCCGAAGGCTCAAGCTCTACAAGCTCGAATCCGAGCTGAGCTGCAGCCTGATATCAGTGCCGGAAAGGTCGGTTAAGCTTTCCGATAATCTCGATATAACGCTAACGCCCTCTCAGATTAATGATCTTATCCCAAGAGATGTGCCCACAGATTTAGAGATGGATTTTGAGGAAGTTAATTCCTCAGTTGCTAATATGACTGCGGAGAAAATTGCAGCTAAAATCAGCAGCTATGTATATCCGCCTATGGTGGCGAAGGTGTCCGGAGAGGATATCTTTGTTAATCAGGGCAAAGGCGTCCTCAGAGATACAGATGTCCTGAAGGTTTACCGCTCAGGCGAGGAAGTTACAGACCCTCAAACAGGGCTGTCTTTAGGCTCTGCTGATAAACCAATAGCCCTTTTAGAGGTGGTTGAACCTATGGAAAGCCTCACGAGGTGCAGGGTAGTACGCGGTGAAGCCGGTGATATTGAGAAGGGTTTCCGCTGCAGGAAGCTTGAGCAGTCCAGAAAGAACAGAAAGCAAATCCAGCCTCGCACCATCAAAAATGATCTTGCAAAGCAGTCTTCAGGCGTTCAGCAGGATAAGATGCTCAAGGCAGATGTCTCTATAGAGCCCAAAACAATTGCTGTTCTTCCCCCGAGGGTGTTTTCTGATAAATACAGGCTTTACGACACCCTGATACCCTCTGATATTATGGCCTCACGCTTCAGCTCCTCGCTCACCTCTGCTTTGAGCAAAACCCAGAGATTTCAGGTGCTCGACAGGGCGTATGAAAGAGAATACGACCGTGAAATCGACCTTCTTATGAAACGCTCAACAGTAGATCAAATTATGGGAGCTGTGGATTCTGTGGAAGGAGCAGATTACCTGCTTGCAGGAAGCATAACCAATTTCTATCTCAAAAAGGAAAATATCGAGATACAAGCCGCCGGAATGGATTACGATAAATACAGCGCATTTTTCCGCTATGAATATAGGATCATTGAGCTGAAAACGAGGAAGATAAAATTTGCTGATTCTATGGACATCGCTTGGGATGACCGCAGCGTTAAGGATGTGGTTCCCGGTCTTACATACTCAGACCAACGCGACCTTGCGGAAAACAAGGCCATCGGCAGCCTCCTTGGCTCTGCGGCGTCTAAAGTTTGCAGCAAATTCATAGACCAGCTCTATCCCATTCAGGTTGTCGGTAAGGCCTCAGGCAGGGCGGCTGTAAATGCAGGTGAGGCAGTTCTTGCCCCGGGAACTGAGCTGAAGGTTTACTCCCGCGGCGAGGAAATGACAGATCCTTATTCCGGCAAATCGCTCGGGAGCTTTGAGAATCCTGCCGGCACGATCTACATAGACAAGGTGAATGCGAAGGTTTCCTATGGCAAGATCACTCAGGGTGATATCGCAGTGGGCAATATTTGCCGGCCGATAAAAGACCATCGCTACATTCACCACCCGAGGCCTCCCCGCGGAAGAAAACCGAATGTAGAGAAAAGCACAAGCGGGGGAGTGCGTCTCCCTTATGATAATTGA
- a CDS encoding YcfL family protein has translation MRFYLSIAVMMVMFAGGCAQQNTDPRVQMGEGVSQSSPVLSPITKAVSDLIGQGVKVETVTESVNSNGFYQVDITLSNESYKTKRFQYKFEWLDESGALVPTKTSTWLPFSISGNSTATIKGVAPRSEAKNFRVVTRDKF, from the coding sequence ATGAGATTTTATTTATCAATTGCTGTTATGATGGTTATGTTTGCCGGCGGATGCGCTCAGCAGAATACAGACCCGCGCGTTCAGATGGGTGAGGGCGTTTCTCAAAGCAGTCCTGTTCTATCGCCCATCACAAAGGCTGTCAGCGATCTGATTGGTCAGGGGGTGAAGGTGGAAACTGTTACCGAATCGGTAAATTCCAACGGCTTCTATCAGGTGGATATTACCCTGAGTAACGAATCATACAAGACCAAACGTTTTCAGTACAAGTTTGAGTGGTTAGATGAAAGCGGTGCTCTTGTGCCTACGAAAACAAGCACTTGGCTTCCGTTCAGCATCAGCGGCAATTCCACTGCCACAATCAAAGGTGTTGCCCCACGGAGTGAGGCGAAAAATTTCCGAGTTGTAACAAGAGACAAATTTTAA